The Acidobacteriota bacterium genome contains a region encoding:
- the lptB gene encoding LPS export ABC transporter ATP-binding protein, producing MVSGTVDPLIEHAGQALSSTGSSLSVGALRAENLKKSYRRRCVVNDVSVIVRTGEIVGLLGPNGAGKTTTFYMVVGLEEPDEGRVWLGDEEITKLPLFKRARLGISYLPQEASVFRKLTVEQNILAILETLDLTREERQERLEELIEEFHLSHVRRNKGYALSGGERRRTEIARMLTLEPKFVLLDEPFAGIDPIAIDDIQQIIARLRARGIGILITDHNVREALEITDRAYIISEGKLFRSGTPHELTEDQEVRRVYLGEKFRL from the coding sequence ATGGTAAGCGGCACAGTTGATCCGTTGATCGAACACGCAGGCCAGGCTTTATCTTCGACAGGTTCTTCCCTTAGTGTTGGCGCATTGCGCGCCGAGAATTTGAAAAAATCATACCGGCGGCGGTGTGTCGTCAATGACGTTTCAGTGATCGTACGAACCGGGGAAATCGTCGGGTTGTTGGGTCCGAACGGTGCAGGGAAAACGACCACATTTTATATGGTCGTTGGCTTGGAAGAACCAGATGAAGGGCGTGTTTGGCTGGGAGATGAAGAAATCACCAAACTGCCACTGTTCAAACGTGCGCGGTTGGGAATCAGTTACCTCCCACAGGAAGCGTCGGTGTTTCGCAAGTTGACCGTTGAGCAGAACATTTTGGCCATTTTGGAAACTCTGGATTTGACTCGCGAAGAGCGACAGGAACGATTGGAAGAGTTGATTGAAGAGTTTCATTTGAGCCATGTTCGTCGGAATAAAGGATATGCTTTGTCGGGCGGCGAACGGCGGCGAACCGAAATCGCTCGGATGCTGACGCTGGAACCGAAGTTCGTTCTGTTGGACGAACCGTTTGCCGGGATTGACCCGATTGCAATTGACGATATTCAACAAATCATCGCGCGATTGCGCGCGCGCGGGATTGGCATTCTGATTACGGATCACAACGTGCGCGAAGCCCTGGAAATCACGGACCGGGCATATATCATCAGCGAAGGAAAGCTGTTCCGTTCCGGCACGCCGCATGAGTTGACTGAAGATCAGGAAGTTCGAAGAGTTTATCTTGGAGAGAAGTTTAGATTGTAG
- the dnaX gene encoding DNA polymerase III subunit gamma/tau: MSYQVIARKYRPQTFADLTGQEHITRTLTRALDQQRLHHAYLFSGVRGTGKTTSARILAKGLNCHKGITSQPCLQCPSCLEIATGNSLDVLEIDAASNTGVDNVRDVIINNIAMAPARDRYKVFVIDEVHMLSNSAFNALLKTLEEPPSHVIFIMATTELHKVPDTILSRCQQFEFRQIPSEKIFSRLREIADNESIKISDAALREIARAGAGSLRDAQSAFDQVIAFSEAEVTEEDVTASLGLVSTATLGRFAEAIANRNTAETIRLVGEVFSRGYDLRNFTRELMAYLRHLLVIKSGIGSSELFGVADIEVTKLTKLASRFSEEDLVRCFHILAEVEKEVKDSPQPRFQLEIGLVKLAHAIRLRTLDELIARLEQLEAGQNFAENSTGSATNEITSVRAISNSNLPPKVEQSVGKAQTIRPTTLEKPVLPPKNTPLKPPDFSDFEPVDYFDAPDMADIGDSFSPDAAPKASPSVTNAFHQTPTSVTSGKEIETILKEIQKLNRPLVLIALEDAQGMSYQDGTLTVTFAGEGVSSKRIRDSLTLFRTVGEKLFGQAIRVEVQINASTAAENPVDETEVKRQKLKEAAMQNPAVRRVIEEFRGEVVWVKEANDANPAN, encoded by the coding sequence GTGAGCTACCAGGTCATCGCCAGAAAATACCGCCCACAGACATTTGCTGACCTTACGGGCCAGGAACATATTACGCGCACTCTGACGCGCGCGCTGGATCAGCAAAGACTCCACCACGCTTATCTTTTTTCCGGAGTCAGAGGAACCGGGAAAACCACTTCTGCCCGAATTTTGGCGAAAGGCTTAAATTGCCATAAAGGGATCACCAGCCAGCCCTGTCTGCAATGTCCGTCATGCCTGGAAATTGCCACGGGGAATTCCCTGGATGTACTGGAAATTGATGCGGCGTCAAATACCGGAGTTGATAATGTACGCGATGTCATTATTAATAACATCGCCATGGCCCCTGCACGTGACCGATATAAGGTCTTTGTTATTGACGAAGTTCACATGCTTTCAAACAGCGCTTTCAACGCATTGCTGAAAACATTGGAAGAACCGCCATCCCACGTCATCTTTATTATGGCAACCACGGAGTTGCACAAAGTACCGGACACTATCCTTTCGCGCTGCCAGCAATTTGAATTTCGACAGATTCCAAGCGAGAAAATCTTTTCTCGGCTACGCGAAATCGCCGACAATGAAAGCATCAAAATAAGTGATGCTGCTTTGCGCGAAATCGCTCGAGCCGGAGCGGGCAGCTTACGGGATGCTCAATCCGCTTTTGATCAGGTGATTGCTTTCAGCGAAGCTGAAGTGACAGAAGAGGACGTGACGGCGTCTTTGGGGCTTGTTAGTACCGCAACCCTGGGACGCTTCGCCGAAGCTATTGCCAACCGAAATACCGCGGAAACAATTCGTTTGGTTGGGGAGGTCTTTTCCCGCGGTTACGATTTGCGCAACTTTACGCGCGAATTGATGGCTTATTTGCGACATCTTCTCGTCATAAAATCAGGTATTGGCAGCAGCGAGTTATTCGGCGTGGCAGATATCGAAGTAACAAAATTAACCAAATTGGCTTCCCGGTTTTCCGAAGAAGACTTGGTTCGTTGCTTTCATATTCTTGCTGAGGTTGAAAAAGAGGTAAAAGATTCACCACAACCTAGGTTTCAACTTGAAATTGGATTGGTAAAATTAGCTCACGCCATCCGGCTGCGAACGCTGGATGAGTTAATCGCAAGGCTTGAACAACTTGAAGCTGGTCAGAATTTTGCGGAAAATAGTACAGGTTCAGCTACTAACGAGATTACTTCTGTCCGCGCCATAAGCAATTCGAATTTGCCTCCCAAGGTTGAGCAATCAGTCGGCAAAGCACAGACAATTCGTCCAACCACACTCGAAAAACCTGTTTTGCCGCCAAAGAATACGCCGCTGAAACCACCTGATTTCTCTGATTTCGAGCCGGTTGATTACTTTGACGCTCCCGACATGGCGGATATCGGAGATAGTTTTTCGCCTGATGCGGCGCCAAAAGCTTCTCCATCAGTTACCAATGCATTTCATCAAACTCCAACATCGGTAACTTCGGGCAAAGAGATCGAAACAATTTTGAAAGAAATCCAGAAGCTTAATCGCCCGCTCGTGCTTATTGCGCTTGAGGATGCGCAAGGGATGAGTTATCAGGATGGGACACTGACAGTCACCTTTGCCGGCGAAGGTGTGTCTTCAAAGCGAATTCGCGATAGCCTCACCCTGTTTCGCACCGTTGGAGAAAAACTTTTTGGCCAGGCAATTCGCGTCGAGGTGCAAATTAACGCGAGTACTGCGGCTGAAAACCCTGTAGATGAAACGGAAGTGAAGCGCCAAAAGCTGAAAGAGGCGGCAATGCAGAACCCGGCAGTACGCCGTGTCATCGAAGAATTTCGTGGAGAAGTCGTTTGGGTGAAAGAAGCAAACGACGCGAATCCTGCAAATTGA
- the tadA gene encoding tRNA adenosine(34) deaminase TadA: protein MSKRQQAKGNDSVEVNSLRDLNSLDQFYMGFALAEATRAKDAGEVPIGAVVVFDNQIIGSGHNQPITLNDPTAHAEILAIRRAAERIGNYRLMEATLYVTIEPCAMCAGAMVNARIKRLVYGASEIRAGAVNSVFQICTNSSLNHQVEVTSGVEADKCRTLMQAFFKERRKTRVEDFSETPQ from the coding sequence ATGAGCAAGCGTCAGCAGGCAAAAGGAAACGATTCGGTTGAAGTAAACTCGCTCCGGGATTTGAATTCGCTCGACCAGTTTTACATGGGCTTTGCATTGGCCGAAGCCACGCGAGCCAAAGACGCCGGCGAAGTTCCGATTGGCGCTGTGGTAGTTTTTGACAATCAGATTATTGGAAGCGGACATAACCAACCGATCACTTTGAATGATCCGACGGCCCACGCGGAAATTCTGGCGATCAGACGCGCCGCAGAGCGGATCGGTAATTACCGGCTGATGGAAGCGACGTTGTATGTCACGATTGAACCTTGTGCAATGTGCGCCGGAGCAATGGTCAATGCCAGAATCAAACGCCTGGTTTATGGAGCATCAGAAATCAGGGCAGGCGCGGTAAATTCCGTTTTCCAAATCTGTACCAACAGTTCTTTGAATCATCAAGTTGAGGTTACTTCAGGCGTCGAAGCCGATAAATGCCGCACGTTAATGCAGGCGTTTTTCAAAGAACGGCGAAAAACCAGGGTTGAAGATTTCTCTGAAACGCCGCAGTAA
- the rpoN gene encoding RNA polymerase factor sigma-54 encodes MSFKPTLSAQLSQRLVLTPQLRQRIEMLQMTKLELSDLVTQQMAENPVLEELAPDEIAVPADLANADYSETPASQQNGAAELPENPLSSFESFDANASYSQPDTSPENSDFSAAGDMPATSQPTGEAMEFDGGEAREPEIGDRDSFSEIDFGSTFEEYLDPGYRTRETEVGGDDKPGFEQFLSSGTNLSEYLNWQLRLTITSPEVQEAAEAIIGNLNDDGFVDSPLEEIAQIGNWSAEIMEKALEIVQQFDPTGVGARNLQECLLIQLNYFGYGDRLAAVLVRDHFHKLQHHKWPELAKELGTTVENIAQEMKLVRQLEPKPGRKYAPPSTHYVEPEVYIEKFDDDYIIRFNDDGLPQLRINRQYRQMLENKETSKETRDYIKDKFRSAVDLLKNIEHRKQTIYKVCERIVERQRDFLDKGIEHIKPMMLKDISEDIGMHLSTVSRVVNGKYAHTPQGVIELRRFFTEGMTNDDGEEVSTRIIKLKIKKMIEAEDPRSPLTDDQIAEILAREGQKLSRRTVAKYRDQMKIAGSRERRQVI; translated from the coding sequence ATGTCCTTCAAACCAACACTAAGTGCCCAATTATCTCAGCGTCTGGTGCTGACTCCGCAATTGCGTCAGCGCATTGAGATGTTGCAGATGACCAAGCTGGAGCTCAGCGATCTGGTCACGCAACAGATGGCAGAAAATCCGGTGCTGGAAGAACTTGCTCCGGATGAAATTGCAGTCCCCGCCGATTTGGCCAACGCTGATTACTCAGAAACACCTGCTTCCCAGCAAAACGGAGCAGCAGAGTTACCGGAAAATCCGCTCAGCAGTTTTGAGTCTTTTGACGCGAATGCCTCGTATTCGCAACCCGATACTTCCCCTGAAAATAGTGATTTCAGCGCGGCCGGAGACATGCCAGCGACAAGCCAGCCAACAGGTGAAGCCATGGAGTTTGATGGCGGCGAAGCACGCGAACCGGAAATCGGTGACCGGGATTCCTTCAGTGAAATTGACTTCGGCTCGACCTTTGAAGAGTACCTTGATCCCGGGTACCGTACGCGCGAAACCGAAGTCGGCGGAGACGATAAACCCGGATTTGAACAATTTCTGTCATCAGGGACGAATCTGTCGGAATATCTGAATTGGCAATTACGGCTGACAATCACTTCACCGGAAGTTCAGGAAGCTGCCGAAGCAATCATCGGCAACCTGAATGATGATGGATTTGTGGATTCTCCGCTGGAAGAAATCGCGCAAATCGGCAATTGGTCTGCCGAAATCATGGAAAAGGCGTTGGAGATCGTTCAACAGTTTGATCCCACGGGGGTCGGCGCGCGCAATCTGCAGGAATGTTTGCTGATTCAATTGAATTATTTTGGTTACGGCGACCGGTTGGCGGCGGTGCTTGTCCGAGATCATTTCCATAAGCTGCAGCATCACAAATGGCCGGAACTGGCGAAAGAACTCGGCACAACGGTGGAAAATATCGCCCAGGAAATGAAGCTGGTTCGCCAATTGGAACCGAAACCCGGCCGCAAATATGCTCCGCCCTCGACGCATTACGTTGAACCGGAGGTTTATATTGAAAAGTTCGACGACGATTACATCATTCGGTTTAACGACGATGGGTTGCCGCAGCTTCGCATCAATCGCCAATATCGGCAGATGCTGGAAAACAAAGAAACCTCCAAAGAAACGCGCGATTACATCAAGGACAAATTTCGCTCGGCGGTGGACCTGCTGAAAAACATCGAACACCGCAAACAGACGATTTACAAAGTTTGCGAACGCATCGTCGAACGCCAGCGCGATTTTCTGGACAAAGGCATCGAACATATCAAACCGATGATGCTGAAAGACATTTCCGAAGACATCGGAATGCACCTCTCCACCGTTTCCCGCGTCGTCAACGGAAAATACGCCCACACCCCGCAAGGCGTTATCGAACTCCGCCGCTTTTTCACCGAAGGCATGACCAATGATGATGGCGAAGAAGTCTCGACCCGAATCATCAAACTGAAAATCAAAAAGATGATTGAAGCCGAAGACCCGCGCTCGCCATTGACCGATGACCAGATCGCAGAGATTCTGGCCAGGGAAGGTCAAAAGCTTTCGCGTCGAACTGTGGCCAAGTATCGCGATCAGATGAAAATCGCCGGATCGCGCGAACGGCGGCAGGTTATTTGA
- the raiA gene encoding ribosome-associated translation inhibitor RaiA, with amino-acid sequence MKIEYTARNFTISPAIKKHINDHFKKLNTLLNGASQAHVILTVGKHHRNIAEIVINWHDRSLTSKADTTDMYASSLQAIDKLHKQVIKLKGKIIDRSHHAKPAKTVAPSPVPPVEPEKDAPRIVRSRRYSIKPMTPEEAVLRVQETTDQFLVFRDSETDRIGVIYKRKDGNYGLIEP; translated from the coding sequence ATGAAAATTGAATACACAGCAAGAAACTTCACCATCTCTCCGGCTATCAAAAAACACATCAACGATCATTTTAAGAAGCTAAACACACTGCTGAATGGAGCGAGTCAGGCTCATGTCATTCTAACCGTTGGAAAACATCATCGAAACATCGCTGAAATCGTGATCAACTGGCACGACCGTTCGCTGACCAGCAAAGCCGACACGACGGATATGTATGCCTCGTCGTTGCAGGCGATTGATAAACTGCACAAACAGGTGATCAAACTCAAAGGCAAAATCATTGACCGCTCTCATCACGCAAAACCGGCCAAAACCGTAGCGCCCAGCCCTGTGCCTCCTGTGGAACCGGAAAAAGATGCGCCTCGCATCGTTCGTTCACGCCGTTATTCCATCAAACCCATGACGCCCGAAGAGGCTGTGCTTCGAGTTCAGGAAACCACCGATCAGTTTCTGGTTTTCCGCGACTCTGAAACGGATCGGATAGGAGTAATTTACAAACGGAAAGACGGAAATTACGGTCTGATTGAACCTTAA
- a CDS encoding D-aminoacylase, producing MRKLFLLLAILLFALLSSSGIGAQQNGNFDVLIKNGTVYDGTGGKPRRADVLIRGDKIVAVGDFNNASAKTVIDARGLAVAPGFINMLSHSYNSLLTDSRSLGELRQGVTTQIFGEGSSMGPLNDEMKKRRGVTAWTTLAEYLNYAEKKGISQNIASYIGATTIREYVIGLEDKKATPEQLQQMRELVRQEMEAGALGIGSSLIYAPAFYATTEELIEMCKVASQYKGKYISHMRSEGNQLIAAVEELLRISREANIPAEVYHLKASGEANWAKMDQVIKVIEKARRQGLKITADMYTYTAGSTGLNSTLPPWTLDGGYEALFKRLQDPETRKKIAAEVRTPTDKWENMYQLAGSPERILLVGFRNPALRQYLGKTVAEVARLRGADPVETIMDLILEDRSRVDTVYFMMSEENIKKQLKLPWVSFGSDAASIAAEGEFLNFSTHPRAYGNFARLLGKYVRDEKVISLEEAVRRLSGLPAANLGLDHRGLLKEGYFADVVVFDPKTIGDRATFEKPHQYSVGVHHVFVNGKQELKDGEHTGATAGRALWGPGKTR from the coding sequence ATGCGGAAACTGTTTTTGTTGCTGGCAATTTTATTATTCGCGCTGCTTTCAAGTTCTGGAATTGGGGCGCAACAAAACGGCAATTTTGATGTACTGATCAAAAACGGAACCGTTTACGATGGCACGGGCGGTAAACCGCGCCGCGCTGACGTGCTGATCCGCGGCGACAAGATTGTTGCGGTGGGCGATTTCAATAATGCGTCTGCCAAAACTGTAATTGACGCGCGTGGATTGGCGGTTGCGCCGGGTTTTATCAATATGCTGTCGCATTCGTACAACTCTCTGCTGACGGATTCGCGTTCTTTGGGAGAGTTGCGACAGGGGGTGACAACGCAAATTTTTGGCGAAGGAAGCTCGATGGGGCCGCTGAATGATGAAATGAAAAAACGGCGAGGCGTGACAGCTTGGACGACCCTGGCAGAGTATTTGAACTACGCAGAAAAGAAAGGCATCTCGCAAAACATCGCTTCGTACATTGGCGCAACGACGATTCGGGAATACGTCATCGGGTTGGAAGACAAAAAAGCGACGCCCGAACAGCTTCAACAAATGCGCGAGTTGGTTCGGCAGGAGATGGAAGCTGGCGCGCTGGGCATTGGGTCGTCACTGATTTACGCCCCGGCTTTTTACGCGACGACCGAAGAGTTGATCGAAATGTGCAAGGTCGCGTCGCAATACAAAGGCAAATACATTTCCCACATGCGTAGCGAAGGCAATCAACTGATAGCAGCCGTCGAGGAATTGCTGCGCATCAGCCGCGAAGCCAACATCCCGGCGGAAGTTTATCACCTCAAAGCGTCGGGCGAAGCCAACTGGGCGAAGATGGATCAAGTCATCAAAGTGATTGAAAAGGCTCGGCGTCAGGGATTGAAAATCACAGCGGATATGTATACCTACACCGCAGGTTCGACAGGATTGAATTCAACGCTGCCGCCGTGGACGCTCGATGGCGGATACGAGGCGTTGTTCAAACGGCTGCAGGACCCTGAAACACGCAAGAAAATTGCCGCTGAAGTTCGCACGCCGACTGACAAATGGGAAAACATGTACCAACTGGCGGGGTCGCCGGAACGGATTTTGTTAGTGGGATTTCGGAATCCCGCACTGAGACAGTATCTGGGAAAAACGGTGGCGGAGGTGGCCAGGCTGCGCGGCGCCGACCCGGTTGAAACCATTATGGATTTGATTCTGGAAGATCGTTCGCGCGTGGATACCGTTTATTTCATGATGTCCGAAGAAAACATCAAAAAGCAGTTGAAGTTGCCGTGGGTGTCATTTGGTTCTGATGCGGCTTCGATTGCGGCGGAAGGTGAATTTCTGAACTTCTCCACACACCCGCGCGCGTATGGCAACTTTGCGCGGCTGTTGGGCAAATATGTTCGTGACGAGAAGGTCATTTCCTTGGAAGAAGCCGTTCGTCGTTTGTCCGGCCTGCCTGCGGCAAATCTTGGGTTGGATCATCGAGGGCTGTTGAAAGAGGGGTATTTTGCCGACGTAGTGGTCTTCGATCCGAAAACAATTGGTGATCGCGCGACCTTTGAAAAACCGCACCAGTATTCCGTTGGCGTACATCATGTTTTCGTCAATGGGAAACAGGAACTGAAAGACGGAGAGCACACGGGCGCGACCGCAGGTCGTGCGTTATGGGGACCGGGGAAAACGAGATAA
- the rapZ gene encoding RNase adapter RapZ has translation MIPQLVIITGLSGSGMSSAMNVFEDLGYFCVDNLPVKLIPSFVQLFEREEFGVTRAALGLNIRDSEFVKDFPQVYAQLRARVDLETTVLFMEASDAALQRRYSETRRPHPLGDGRVLESITEERKRLEPIRAVADVVIDTSDHNVHSLRAWLKTRFAPETTDRQTDITVVSFGFKYGVPLDADLLFDVRFLPNPYFVPELRELTGNDQPVIEYLEKNEEASETTRRFNDLLDYLMPLYQREGKSYVTVAVGCTGGKHRSVAVANALNQHLNRKGFRSRVTHRDVKK, from the coding sequence ATGATCCCGCAACTCGTCATTATCACCGGCTTAAGCGGTTCAGGAATGTCCTCGGCAATGAATGTGTTTGAAGACCTGGGCTATTTTTGCGTGGATAATCTGCCGGTGAAACTCATTCCCAGTTTTGTTCAATTGTTCGAGCGCGAGGAATTTGGTGTCACGCGGGCAGCGCTTGGGTTAAATATCCGCGACAGTGAATTCGTGAAGGATTTTCCTCAAGTGTATGCTCAGCTTCGCGCCCGTGTTGATCTGGAAACCACCGTTTTGTTCATGGAAGCCAGCGATGCCGCGCTTCAACGCCGTTACAGCGAAACTCGCCGCCCGCATCCGCTTGGCGATGGCCGCGTGCTGGAATCCATTACCGAAGAGCGCAAACGTCTGGAACCGATTCGCGCCGTCGCGGATGTCGTCATTGACACTTCTGACCACAACGTTCACAGCTTGCGCGCCTGGCTGAAAACGCGCTTTGCGCCGGAAACCACTGACAGGCAAACCGACATCACCGTCGTCAGCTTCGGCTTCAAATACGGAGTTCCCCTGGACGCCGATTTACTGTTTGACGTTCGGTTTCTGCCCAACCCCTACTTTGTGCCGGAACTGCGTGAACTCACCGGCAATGATCAACCGGTCATCGAATACCTGGAAAAAAACGAAGAAGCATCCGAAACCACTCGACGTTTTAATGACCTATTGGATTACCTCATGCCGCTGTACCAGCGCGAAGGCAAAAGCTACGTTACGGTCGCCGTCGGCTGCACGGGAGGGAAGCATCGTTCGGTAGCCGTCGCAAACGCGTTGAACCAACATCTCAATCGCAAAGGATTCCGCTCGCGTGTGACTCATCGCGATGTGAAGAAGTAA
- a CDS encoding YbaB/EbfC family nucleoid-associated protein has protein sequence MKLPGGMNLQQMMKQAQKMQEQMAKDMEALRVDSTAGGGIVKVEMNGHKEVLSIKIDPEATSDIEMLQDLIVAAINECGRKADEVMQGKLGGALGGLNIPGLM, from the coding sequence ATGAAACTTCCAGGCGGTATGAACCTGCAACAAATGATGAAGCAGGCGCAAAAGATGCAAGAACAAATGGCGAAGGATATGGAAGCCTTGCGCGTGGATTCCACCGCAGGCGGCGGCATTGTCAAAGTTGAAATGAATGGTCACAAGGAAGTTCTTTCGATCAAAATTGATCCCGAAGCGACCAGCGATATCGAAATGCTACAGGATTTGATTGTCGCCGCCATCAATGAATGCGGTCGTAAAGCCGACGAGGTCATGCAAGGTAAGCTCGGCGGAGCGCTTGGCGGTCTGAACATTCCGGGATTGATGTAA
- the recR gene encoding recombination protein RecR — protein MLDYAEPVTKLIDEFKRLPGVGHKSAQRLAFHLLKVPADEAERLITAIREVKEKIIFCSICNNLTDTDPCRFCASPTRDRSVICVVEEPHNLVAIEKTREYHGQYHVLHGALSPIRGIGPEELRIRNLLERLRPDETGESVVKEIILATNPNTEGEATANYLSRLLKPLGFRVTRIAMGLPVGSDLEYADEVTMHKALLNRHEV, from the coding sequence ATGCTCGATTACGCAGAGCCAGTTACAAAACTGATAGACGAATTCAAACGGCTTCCCGGCGTCGGTCACAAGTCAGCCCAGCGGCTGGCTTTTCATTTGCTTAAAGTACCTGCGGACGAAGCCGAGCGGTTAATTACCGCCATTCGCGAAGTCAAAGAGAAGATCATTTTCTGCTCAATTTGCAATAATCTGACCGATACCGATCCCTGCCGATTTTGCGCCAGTCCCACGCGCGACCGTTCGGTGATTTGTGTTGTCGAGGAGCCTCACAATTTGGTCGCCATTGAAAAAACACGTGAATATCACGGTCAATACCACGTGTTGCACGGAGCGCTTTCGCCGATTCGAGGCATTGGCCCGGAAGAACTGCGAATTCGCAATTTGCTGGAACGGCTTCGCCCGGACGAAACCGGAGAAAGTGTCGTCAAGGAAATCATTCTGGCTACCAACCCAAACACCGAAGGCGAGGCGACCGCCAATTATCTGAGCCGGTTGTTGAAACCGCTTGGCTTTCGTGTCACACGCATTGCCATGGGATTGCCTGTTGGCAGCGACCTGGAATACGCAGACGAAGTCACCATGCATAAGGCACTGCTCAATCGCCACGAAGTTTGA